The genomic stretch CCCGGACGTTCCTAGAATTTTCAAGGTTCGAGCGGACTTCGACCCGGTCATGGACCGGAAAGACGAAGCCATCAGCCAATACTCGGGCTTCATACGGAGGAAGGTCGAGGAGGAAAAGTTGCTTCCGTTTCACAGGACGGCGGTCGCTGCCATTGTCGAGCATTCCGTGCGTCTCGCCGGCCGGAAAGATAAGTTATCGACCCATTTCCACCAGATTACCGATTTGATGCTCGAAGCCGACCTGTTGGCCAAACGTGAAAACGCCGAGACGGTCCGCGATGCTCACGTCGAAGCAGCGATCGAAGCGCGCATCTACCGATCCAACATGATCGAAGAAAAGATCCAGGCAATGATCGATAGAGGCACGTTGATGATCGACACCGATGGCGCAGTCGTAGGTCAGGTGAACGGTCTGTCCGTGTACGATCTCGGAGATTACGCCTTTGGAAAACCTACCCGAATCACGGCAACCACAAGCATGGGCCGCGCAGGCATTATCAACATAGAACGGGAGGCGGACCTGTCCGGCAGCACACACAACAAGGGCATGCTCATCCTGGGAGGTTATCTCAGAGAGAAATACGCACAAGATAAGCCGCTTTCCGTCAGCGCCAGCATTGCGTTCGAGCAATCGTATTCGGGTGTCGACGGCGACAGTGCGTCTTCAACCGAGATTTACGCCTTGCTGAGCAGTCTGGCCGAAGTGCCCATTCGGCAAGACCTCGCAGTGACCGGCTCCGTAAACCAGCACGGTGAAATCCAGCCCATCGGCGGGGTAAACTGGAAAGTTGAAGGCTTTTTTGAATGCTGCAAGGCGAAGGGTTTGACAGGCAAGCAGGGAGTTCTGATCCCCCATCGCAACACCGAAGATCTCCAGCTCAAGCAAGACGTAATCGAGGCCGTCAAAGAAAAGAAATTCCATCTTTATCCGGTCGAAACCATCGACCAGGGGATCGAAATCCTGACCGGCATGAGCGCGGGAAACCGCGACGCCAAAGGCGCTTATCCGAAAGGCAGCATTAACGATCTAGTGAACCGAAAATTGGAGAGCCTCGCCAAGGGCTTGGCCGAATTCGGGAAAGAAGCGGAAAACAAGGCCGCAGGCAAAAAACGAACCGCCCGGAAGAAGCCCGAAGACAAAGAATAGGAACCGTTCGTGGCTGAATGCCTCCCCGGAAACACAAGGACTTTCAATGTCATCGATTCTCCGGAGGGAAGGCGACGGATCGAATAGAGCTTGCTTCGGATCATGCGGGATTGAGAGCCACGGGCCGGCTCGACGGTAGGCTTCCATTACCCTCGAACGCAGCCCGAGGGGACTCTTTGCACACACACGGCGGGAGGGCGTCCCTCCGCTTTTCAAGTTGCGGAACACATGGTTTCATATGGGAAAAAACGCAGATTACTATAAAATATTGGGTGTCTCGAAGAGCGCCACGCAGGAGGAAATAAAAAAGGCCTATCGAAAGCTGGCCCGAAAGTGGCACCCGGATATCAACCCAGGGAATTCAGAGTCTGAAGAGAGGTTTAAGGACATCTCTATGGCATTCGACACCTTGGGCAATCCCGAGCGGCGTAAACTGTATGATGAATTCGGCGAAGAAGGTCTCGCCCAGGGATTTGACGCAGAGAAGGCGCGCCAATATAAGGCGTGGCAATCCTCGACCCGTGCAGGCTCCGGAGGTTTCCGGGCGTCGGCGGGCGGCTTCGGATTTGATGACCTGTTCGGGAAGCGCCAGTACGGACAATACCATCAATATGAAGACGTATTTCAAGACCTGTTCACTGGAGGGAAGCAAGGATTCGCCCAGCGTCCCAGGTCCAGGGGCCGGGACATCGAGCACACCATGGAAGTCGATTTCATGTCCTCATTGCGAGGCATCGAGACCCTTCTTTCCATGGAGAAGTTGGAAACTTGTCCCAATTGTGGCGGTTCGGGCTCCGATCCCAACGTCGAACTGAAAATATGCCCTTCTTGCAAAGGTTCCGGCCGCATCTCCGTTGCAGAGGGCCCCATTCCTTTTTCACGCCCCTGCCCCGAATGCCAGGGACAAGGCCGAGTAGGCCGCCCCTGCCCCGTATGTTACGGAGAAGGCCGTAAACAGGTCACGGCCACCATTAAAGTGTCCATTCCTAGAGGTGTCCGAGACGGCTTTCGCGTTCGAGTTGCCGGAAAAGGAGAGCCCGGCTCTTCCGGTGGGCCGCCGGGCGATCTCTATCTCATCATTCGAGTGAAACCGCATCCATTGCTGACCCGAAAAGGCGACGATCTCATATATGGGCTTCCGGTAACCGTTGAGGAGACGCTTGCGGGAGGGTCTATTGTCGTCCCCACTCCTGACGGTTCCGTAAGCCTCAAGATCCCGCCGGGAAGTCAAAGCGGCAAGCTGCTCCGTCTAAAGGGGAAAGGGGCCGAGAATCCCAAAACGAAGAAATCGGGAGACCTCTTGGTTAAATTGGACGTCCGGGTCCCGGAAACAAGCGATCAAGAAGCCGTGGAGGCCGCCAAAGTGCTCTCTCGGTTTTATAGCGAAAACCCAAGGGCGAACTTGAGGTTCTAATGGCGACTAAAGAACACCTCACCTTCACTGAGATAAAGGAACTGCTGCAGATAAGCGAACAGTTCCTGGAGGAACTCGAGGCCGAAGAGATCGTCCGATCCATTTGCGAGCCCGGCCAGGAAAGACGTTACCTGCCCCGCGAAGCTGAAAAGGTTCGGGTCGCTCGCGTCCTGGTGAACGATATGGGAGTGAATCTGGAGGGAGTGGAAGTCATCCTCAGGATGCGTGAAACAATGTTCGACATGCGGGCCCAGATGGACCGAATCCTCGAATGCATCCTTGCTGACATCAAGAAGGAATTCGTGGAAAAGTGAACCGCGGGAGCGTGAGGATCCCGTCCGGGGATTGTCCTTGTCGCCCCCTTCCTATCCGGTCAACAGGCGCACCCGATTGCTTTTTGCCGTCGGTTTCCGCCGGCATTCATGAAGGCAAGACTGCGTGTTGATCCTCCGGCGGTAATATCGGATCCGCGTGTCGGGATTCCGGCCAGAGGCGGCGTTCGATTTCCCGAGTGAGCGGGAGCAGCGTTTCTTCATCAAGGGCGGATATGCTTAGAGCGTGGTTGCGAGCGCTTTCTTGCGCCGCAACCACCGGAGAGACCCGATCCTCCTTATTGAAGACCATTATTCTGGGGCAAATCACCTAGAATTCTCTCCACAACCTCGATATGCCGATCGAACATTGCATTGCTCACATCCACAAGATGCAGCAATAGATGCGCATCCTCCAACTGCTCGAGGGTCGCTCTGAAAGCTTCGATCAGGTCTTTAGGCAGGTCATGAATGAATCCCACCGTATCCGTTAGGACGATTTCACGTTCTTTCGGGAACTTCAGGCGGCGACTTGTGGGATCCAAGGTTGCAAACAGCCGATTCTCGACAAATACATGGCTCTTGGTCAGGGTGTTCAATAAGGTCGATTTCCCTGCATTCGTATACCCGATGATGGCGACGATGGGCACTTCCCTGTCTTGTCGCAGCTTCCGCTGGGTTTTGCGTCGGAGGCGAACCTTTTCAAGTTCGGACTGAAGCCGGTCTATACGCTCCCTGGCGCGCCTTCGGTTGATCTCGAGCTTGGTTTCACCGGGACCTCTACCTCCTATCCCACCCGTCAAACGGCTCATCGCCGTGTTTTTCGTGACCAGGCGGGGCAACATATATTTCAATTGAGCCAGTTCAACCTGGATTTTGCCCTCACGGGACTGAGCCCGCTGAGCGAAAATGTCCAGGATGAGCTGTGTCCGATCGATAATTTTCAGCTCGGTGGCGTCGGTGAGACTTCTTACTTGTGATGGGTTCAGGTCATGGTCGAAAATCAGTAAATCGGCGCCCCTCTGGAGGGCCTGGATCACGATTTCACTGAGCTTCCCCTTCCCTAACAACGTTGCCGATCCTTGGCGTTTTGCAGACTGGACTATCCTGCCCACGACTCGAAGGCCGGAGGATTGGGCCAGTTCAGCCAACTCGTCCAGGCGTTCACTGACCAGGACCTTGGGAAGCGTGCTCACACTGACCAACATAGCCCGCTCCTCGTCACCTCCGGTATCGTGCAAGTGCTGGAAGGTGGCAAACTCCTCTTCCAAGGATTGAATCAGATCCACGAAATCCACCTCTTCGGCGGACCGTGAAAACGGAATGGGACCAATCCGCTCGATGTTGGCGCCGTCCTTCGGCATCGGCAGAAGATGGGCCGCTTCGACACGAACCGGCTCTCCCCCCACGTCCCTTTCCAGTCCGATAACCGCATCGAGCCTCAACAGAGCCAGATCAGCCATATCGTCGATGTTCAACCTTTCGCCCGGACGAAGCGTATGAACCAGGCGAAGCCCCTTCAAACGACCCAAACCGTAACGCAAACGTTCCAGGTTGGGAATCAATAGCCGGCTCGGCTCTCCGACGATAACGAATTCAACCGTTCCCTTGCGATCTATGAGCAGGCCAATGCGCCTTCCGATTTCGTCGGATAGGACAGAGATTTCTCGCCCCACAGCAAGGGAAATCATTTCATGAGGGGAGATTCGTCGCTGGAAAATACGTGTCAGACGACGGCTGTGATCCGCCTTCAGCCCTTGAATGTTTCCGGATAAATTGCTTATAGGTTTTGTCCTTTCGTATACTGTTGCGACTTTGAATGAACTCTACTTTTATTGTAAGTCTACATCGAAGTCGAATCAATCCCTATCATCCGAATCATCCCGGCGTTCACGAGCCCGAAGAGCCTGAACCGCCTGAGTCGGACACATTCCATGAAAGGGGGCATTTGATATGGTTGAAATCAACGACGGCGGACATGGGCGTTTTATCGGATCGACCAGACAACTCTTGCACATCGGCGCGCGGAGCGTGGGAGGGTGGCTCGCCCTTCTCGTCATACTGACGCTGATCCCGCTTGCGGGGGGACCTGCAGCCGCGCAAAACACCGATTCGACAATGCCAAGCATCAGCGACGAACCGAGCGACCGGGCCCAGGCGCATTACGAACGAGCCCAACTCCTCGAATCGTGGGGAATGTGGGAAAAAGCCCTGGAGGAATACCGAAGGGTTCTCGAACTTACCGACTATGGGCCACATCGGTCCAGCTCTCACTACGAGATCGGCTTCTGTCTGTTCAAACTCGAAAGATACCAGGAGGCCCTGGATGCTTTGAATCAGATTAAGCCGGAGGATTTACCGGATCCTTCCCTGCAGGAGAGGATCGAAAGCGCTCGGGAAAAAATACTGAAAGCCATGCGCGAACACTCGCAAGGAACCCAGGATCGACCCTAACCACTTGACTTTATAAAGATCCTGGTTAATTTGCTATCGAAAGCAAGAGGCCGGTAGAACGGCCGAAGGTCGAATATATGAAGATTTGGCAGTGAAGGAGGTGTGATTATGTTCGATCTGATTCCTTTTCGAAAAAGAACTCTCTTTCCTACGATGTGGGGAAGAACGGATGATGTGTTCGAGCGCTTCTTCGAAGATTTTCCGGTCTTGAGAGGCGGAGTGGATCTTTCAAGTGATGCTTTCCTGCCGTCAGTGGATGTCAGCGAAACGGAGAAGGACGTAGTAGTTCGAGTGGAAGCTCCGGGAATGGAAGCCAAGAACTTCGATCTCTCGCTGAAGGACAATGTGCTGTGTATTAGTGGAGAGAAGAAGGAAGAGACGGAGAAGACCGAGGGACGTTATCACACGCGGGAGAGTCGCTATGGCAGCTTCAGACGGAACGTTTGCATGCCTGGCGAGGTAGACGAAACCAACGTGGATGCTGCATACGAAGGCGGCGTACTGAAGGTCACTCTCCACAAGACTGAAGAAGCAAAAGAACACGTAAAGAAAATTGAAGTCCATTAACCCTGAAAACACGGGTGTATAATGCCGGAAGGGCCGGAGCGTCTTTCCGGCATTCTTTTATCCGTTACAGAGCAGGAGGAGTGCCCGGCGCCTTGTGGGCGGACGAGGAAGCATCAAAAGAACGGAAGACCGACCTGCCCATTCCGTGGGTGCGTCCGAGACGGACCTTGCGTCCCACGCGTCTCCGGGAAGTTTGCACGGGACTCGGATAATCTGGGGTGTGAGGCTTTTTTTCAACGTTCGAATATGCTAAGAAAGGTAACAGCCGGGAATTTACCCGTACCGCCCGGGGGAAACAACCTTCAACATGGCTACGCAGGTGATTCGATTGGGTAGGCAACCCACACTAGCTCCGGACGAAGATCGCATTTTCGTCATCCAGAAGCGCATCAACGAAAAGATTGACGATTACGAACAGTATTCGTTCAGTCCTGTCCAGGACTGCGCACTCAAGACCTTCTTTGATCTGGCTCAGGAATTCGATAGCCGCTGGGACTTCTATTGCATTTGCGTCATGATCTCGAAGATCTTCTACGATCTCGAGAGCATTCTGTATGTAGCGGATAGTCCGAACTCGTTAAGACTGGTCTGTCGTTCGGAATATCTCTGCAAAGAACCTCCTGAAGTTGCCCCCATAATGCCATCTTTATACAAAGAACCGACAGTAGAGGATGACTCCTTCTTTGTTCCCATCAAAGGTAATTTAAAGCTTCTGTCCGAGCTGAGGGAGGTTCCTGAAGGAGGCGTTATCGGGATATTACAGATCTGTAAGGGCTCGGATCTTTCGGATCACATGAAACTGTTTTTCGAGAAATTCGCAAACCGCATCGGCTTTCAACTTCATAACCGGTTCATAAGAGAAAAGAACGTTGAACACCTTCGATTCATTCAAAATTTGGTGAATGATATTGGGCATAACGTGATCGTACCCAATATGTATTTCAAGTTATTTTATAAGAGGCTCAAAGGGAAGATAGACCGGGCGCAGGAAATATCCGGTGACTTGAAGAGACAACTGGACAAGGCTATAGAAGCGCGCGGAGCTCAGGCCATTGCGCAGATTAGACCGCTCCAGGAGGAATTGAACTATATCAATGAATCGATGGAGGAACTGTTTCAACAGATCATCTCTCACTACGAGCAGACGAGTCTGTTCCTGGAAACCTTGCTGAGAAGATCCCATTTCGAGCAAGGAAGATATGTCCTCGAGCCTACCCGAGTCAATTTCAAGGAAAAGATCATACGCCCTCAATTGAACCGATACCTGCATCGTCTCGAAGAGAGGGGCATTGCCGTGGACGACCGTCTCATCGGAATCCCGGATGACGAAATCACGGTTGTGGCGGATGCCGGATTGATTTCTCAGGTGTACGCGAATTTATTCACCAACGCGGTGAAATATACCAGGGAAGCGTCGGACCCGTACGGAAACCGTCACAAGTTCATCGCGTTGGGACTTGAGATCCTCCGAAGCTATTTCGGGGAAGGCAAGGACGGGATCAAGTTCAACCTGTTCAGCACGGGACCCCATATCCCCGATGAAGACGTGCTCCGATTGTTCAGCGAAGGGTATCGCGGCAAAAACGTTGGGGATGAATACGGCACCGGGCACGGGTTGAACTTCATCAAAGAAGTAATAGAGTTGCACGGTGGAAAAGCCGGTTACGAACCCACGCCTATGGGCAACAACTTCTATTTCATTTTGCCCAAGTAATCGAATTCTCTCACGAGGCAACCGGGAAATCCCCCACCGTGTCGGCGGCTGAACCGCGTGGTCCGTTCCGTTTGATGCCGCATCGGGACGCGGGAGTCGCGCTTGAAGAGTTTCTGGATGTGCAAGGTGCGGGATCGTTGGACGGAAGGTCCGGCGTTCGCCAAAAGAGTTCTCCGGGAGCCGATTCTTCTTCCCATGCACGTCCCTCGAAGATCCGTTCGGGATAAAGCGGATTCCTCTCGTTCGGGGGACGGCGGAGTCTCCCTTCCCGGCAATCGCCTCGCCGCGCGGGAAGGGCAAATGGGGGCGGATCGTTCTCGTTCTCACGGTTTCCGAAGGTCTGTTTTGACACTATGAAGAATTACAAAGCTCTGTTCCTGGTCGCCGTCGGCCTCGCCTCTCTGATCGCTTTCTTGTGGGCCTTTAAGGAGCGCACGGACTTAGAGAGGTATCGGCAGCTGCTCATTCGGGAAGTCGAGACGGCTACCGGGGCCAGACCCACTATCGGGCGATTGAGTCTGTCCCTGTACCCCAAGATCACGGTCCACGGCTACGATCTTTCCCTCTCCGGATTGCGCGGGTTCGCCTCCCGGACCAGCGTGTCCGTCCCCCACATCGAGATGCGAATAAGGTTCCTTTCTTTCCTGCGAAAGAGCTTGAAACCCTATCGGATCATCCTGAACGCTCCCGTATTTACAGTACAGCGACTTTCCTCTCAAACCGGAGGAGGAAGGGAAAAGGCCGAAGACCGGCCCGACCCGCCCGGCGCAGGCGCGCCGAAACCCGCTAACGGGGAGTCTATTCCGGCTCTTACGAAAACCTTGGCTTTGAATGGATACACTTGGTCCGGTTTGGAAAGCGTGGAACTCCGGATGTCCGACGGTTCCCTGTTCTTGTCCTCCAGGGAAGGAGAACCTCCCGTGAGGGTGGATCACATCACTCTGAACTCGGTCTTTGAGTCCCGGAAGCGCCCGGCGCCGTTCAAAGGACATTTCCGACTGTATGGTTCCGAGGTAACGTTATCGGGAACCGTGGGACCCCTCTCTGAACAACCGATCCTCTCTTTCCCAGCCTTTCGCGCGATTTTGAAAAGCGCCGACTTCCGACCGGCGCTTGTATTGCCCAACTTCGGCTGGCCGCGGATCGCTGTTCTCGATCATCGACCCGTGTCGCTGACACTCGATCTGTCCGGGTCTCCGGGAAATCCGATTTCGTTGGAGGCCGGGGCCGAATGGACAAGCGACGCTTCACCCTTTCTGCGTCTGATCGAGGCGCGCTGCCGAGCCGACTATGATCCTCTGAAGGATGTGCTGCTGCTAAAAGAGGTCACCGTGCAGCCCAAGGTCGGTCCCGGCCGGATTAAAGCGGACGGAGAACTCCGAAACGTGACCCGATCTCCGGATATCGATCTGCGTATCGCTATTCCCGGGTTCCGTGCTTACGAACTACTCGTCCGCGCGGGAATGGTTTCCGGACCCGCCGATGTCCGTTACAAAGCCTTCGATCAGGTGCGTCTGGACGCGGACATCTCCGGATCGGCCAATGATTTGAAGGTCAAGAACGGCCTTTTTCAGATAGACCACACCTCCTGCCGGTTCAGCGCACAGTTGCGCCTCAACGCCGCACGGAGTATCAACTTCGATCTCCACGTGACCGGGTTGGACATGGACCGTTACCTCTTCCTCCCATGGAAGCGTTCGCCGTCCACCCTTGGCTTCAAACGCGCGGAAGCGTTCGCGGCGCTGCGAAACGGCCCGGATTCAGAGAGCGGAATCCGTGTATCGGGCAGGGTCTTCTTGGAAGAAGGCCTCGTTGGAGGCTTTCGGTTTTCGGCCTTGAAGACCACCCTGAATGGGGAAAGCGGCCGGTACGAACTAGATCCCTTCGGCTTTCAGTGTTATGGCGGTTCCGCCCGTGCCAAGGCGACTATGGAGACCAGTCCGGACGTCCGGCGATTGGAAATGGACGGCACGCTGCTTGGAATTCGGACGAGCGATCTGTCACGGGATCTGACCGGCATCGAGCAGATTCAAGGCCTGGCGAGGATGGGCATACAACTGACCGGCGTAGCGCCCCGCTTCGAGGATCTCGTCAACCGAATCGAGGGACGGGCCTGGGTTCGAATGAAACATGGCGCCCTGGTCGGACCGGATCTGCTGGCCGGCGTACGGTTCGTCGAACATCAGATCCTCGGAAGCAATACCGCACCTCGAATGAAGATTCCTTTCAGCAGGCTGGAAGGCTCGTTTCGCATCCTCAACGGTCGATTTCACAGCGAAGATCTGTTCATGGAGGGGCCGGTGCTCACCGTAGCGGGCAAGGGCTCTTTCGGGCTGGATCAGACACTGGATATGACGATCACGCCCACCTTATTGGCGTCCGCGCGCGATGCGGATTCGACGTCGAAGGATTTCAGCCTGCCGCTTCGAGTCACTGGGACCTTCACGGATGCCACGATCATGCCGGACTTCGGCAGGCTCAATTTTGGAGACGCGATGCGTATGCTGAAACAATTTTTCGTGGGGCCCGGTCCGGCTTCCGTGCAATAGAAATAGTACCGCTCTTGCGATACACATATTCTGACTTGAGCGGACGAATTATGATTTCTTCCGAGCTGACGCCTTGAAAAACGTGTAGCAAAAGACGCCGTCGGGTTCCGTGGTTCGGTAGAGGTCCCTTATCCCTTTGTCGAAGGTCGCCGGATCGATCAAAGCGGCCTCGAGGGCGGACTCGCGAATACCCTCGATCATGGCTGTGAACGTCTTCCGGGTGAATCCGTCGACCAGTTCCGGCCTGCTGGTATCCACATAGACCATGCGGGGGGAAACGGAGACGTTCTCGAACCCGGCTCTGTCGAGCAGAGGATACAGCTCGCGACCGATCAAGGCGTTGCCCCCGGAGGCCGCCTGAAGTTCGATTTGACATTGGATGGCTCTCCGGGCGCAATCACTGTCCGGAAAGAAATAGGCGGACCCGTGATCCCCTTCAATTACTGTGATGGAGCCGCCGGGTTGGAGAAGGGCTTTCAGATGGATCAACGCGTCCACCGGCTCGGATAGATGTTCGAGGACAAAACAGACGAAAATGTGGTGAAACGTCTCGACCCTGAACGGCAAATGGAAAATATCGCCCTGTAAGAAAGTGACATTCCCTGAACCGGCAGACAACACGGCCCGACGGGCTTCGACCACCGAAGCGTTGGATATGTCAAGCGAGGTAATCCGAGCGTCTGGGCTGCTCCGTGCAAGAGTGACGGTCTGGGCGCCCACTCCGCAGCCTGCTTCAAGAACGAGACTCCCCGCGGGAAATGCGGTGTCCGCATGCAGAAGTTCGACCAACGTGGATGCCTGGTCCTGCAGCCGGACGGTCTCTTTCCGGTCATAGCCGTGAACGTAGATGTTGCTCATTCTTATCCCCCGAGGCATGACGCCTCTTCAAAACCCGGCGCAACGTCAACCCCGTATCGATCCCGACGCGCCCATCAAGGAGGGAGCCGAAGGTTGGGTTGAAGAGCCAAGCCCAATACATACGGAAGTTCTTATCGGGTTCCACTGGATTCGCTCGCCGGTCCATAAACACTCTCCCGGAAAGCTTACTCTGCGGCAGGGACGATACACGGCCCCATTCCTCCACTTTATCCGGAAGTCGAGATATACGCCCCTTGAATGAACAGAGGATGTTGCATATCAGTATACCTTCACAGTGGAATATCCGTGGCTGTTTGCGCCGCGTTCGAGCAGGCAATGCATTTTAGAGAATTGGGGAGAAAGGATCAAGGCTTGTACCTGAAAGAATTCCAGGCCATGGATATCCAATTTATTTCACAATAAAATAAGTAACTTATAAAGTGGTTGACCTAAACGGGAAGGCACCCACGCTCCGGTGTCGCTGTTCACAGGTTAAGCGTTAATATCGTATGACCATACGGTCGGACATCGACTCTTTCTCACCCGCGAGAAGTGCGACGATTACTCGAAATTCTAAATGGAGATAGCGAGGTGGGCCATTTACGGGGTTGACAGCCGGCAGAGAAAAGGTAATATACACCAATAGAGACGTACATCAATAGTAACGTACATCAACAACGGCGTAGAAGGGGGCGAAATGAGACCAGTTGTCGGAGGATATGTACCGCCTGACCGGGTCGTGGGACGAGACGACGACATTCGAAGAATATGGAACGCCCTTGAAAATCAAAGTGTTGTGCTGGTTTCAGAGCGCAGGATCGGCAAGACGTCCGTTATACGCAAAATGGGAAAAGAGCCCATCGACGGTTGGTACCCGGTCTACCTGGTCATCGAAGGCGTCCGATCTCCCTCCGAA from Deltaproteobacteria bacterium encodes the following:
- a CDS encoding J domain-containing protein, producing the protein MGKNADYYKILGVSKSATQEEIKKAYRKLARKWHPDINPGNSESEERFKDISMAFDTLGNPERRKLYDEFGEEGLAQGFDAEKARQYKAWQSSTRAGSGGFRASAGGFGFDDLFGKRQYGQYHQYEDVFQDLFTGGKQGFAQRPRSRGRDIEHTMEVDFMSSLRGIETLLSMEKLETCPNCGGSGSDPNVELKICPSCKGSGRISVAEGPIPFSRPCPECQGQGRVGRPCPVCYGEGRKQVTATIKVSIPRGVRDGFRVRVAGKGEPGSSGGPPGDLYLIIRVKPHPLLTRKGDDLIYGLPVTVEETLAGGSIVVPTPDGSVSLKIPPGSQSGKLLRLKGKGAENPKTKKSGDLLVKLDVRVPETSDQEAVEAAKVLSRFYSENPRANLRF
- a CDS encoding CDC27 family protein, whose translation is MVEINDGGHGRFIGSTRQLLHIGARSVGGWLALLVILTLIPLAGGPAAAQNTDSTMPSISDEPSDRAQAHYERAQLLESWGMWEKALEEYRRVLELTDYGPHRSSSHYEIGFCLFKLERYQEALDALNQIKPEDLPDPSLQERIESAREKILKAMREHSQGTQDRP
- a CDS encoding Hsp20/alpha crystallin family protein; this translates as MFDLIPFRKRTLFPTMWGRTDDVFERFFEDFPVLRGGVDLSSDAFLPSVDVSETEKDVVVRVEAPGMEAKNFDLSLKDNVLCISGEKKEETEKTEGRYHTRESRYGSFRRNVCMPGEVDETNVDAAYEGGVLKVTLHKTEEAKEHVKKIEVH
- a CDS encoding HAMP domain-containing histidine kinase; translation: MATQVIRLGRQPTLAPDEDRIFVIQKRINEKIDDYEQYSFSPVQDCALKTFFDLAQEFDSRWDFYCICVMISKIFYDLESILYVADSPNSLRLVCRSEYLCKEPPEVAPIMPSLYKEPTVEDDSFFVPIKGNLKLLSELREVPEGGVIGILQICKGSDLSDHMKLFFEKFANRIGFQLHNRFIREKNVEHLRFIQNLVNDIGHNVIVPNMYFKLFYKRLKGKIDRAQEISGDLKRQLDKAIEARGAQAIAQIRPLQEELNYINESMEELFQQIISHYEQTSLFLETLLRRSHFEQGRYVLEPTRVNFKEKIIRPQLNRYLHRLEERGIAVDDRLIGIPDDEITVVADAGLISQVYANLFTNAVKYTREASDPYGNRHKFIALGLEILRSYFGEGKDGIKFNLFSTGPHIPDEDVLRLFSEGYRGKNVGDEYGTGHGLNFIKEVIELHGGKAGYEPTPMGNNFYFILPK
- a CDS encoding methyltransferase domain-containing protein, translated to MSNIYVHGYDRKETVRLQDQASTLVELLHADTAFPAGSLVLEAGCGVGAQTVTLARSSPDARITSLDISNASVVEARRAVLSAGSGNVTFLQGDIFHLPFRVETFHHIFVCFVLEHLSEPVDALIHLKALLQPGGSITVIEGDHGSAYFFPDSDCARRAIQCQIELQAASGGNALIGRELYPLLDRAGFENVSVSPRMVYVDTSRPELVDGFTRKTFTAMIEGIRESALEAALIDPATFDKGIRDLYRTTEPDGVFCYTFFKASARKKS